One region of Haloprofundus salilacus genomic DNA includes:
- a CDS encoding cobyrinic acid a,c-diamide synthase produces MNGVVIAGVASGVGKTVATLAVCRALQRTGRVVQPAKAGPDFIDPSHHEAATWRASRTLDPWLEGESGMRRNYARGSGDVCVVEGMMGLYDGETSTARVAEALSLPVVLVVDASAGMESVAATALGFREYAARSGLDLDVAGVLASRAHGGRHEDGIREALPDELTYFGRIPPREDLEIPERHLGLEMGDESPLSTETLDAAADGIDVDAIVDAAREPEWFAAVEDEDDASARTTDAADAADADDRPTVAVAADDAFRFVYAATREFLRKRAEVVTFAPTAGDDLPDCDGVYLPGGYPELHAAELSASPALSTLADRAADGLPIFGECGGLMALAESLTTVDGETHEMAGILPADVTMRDRYQALDHVELRARTEALICPEGRTLRGHEFHYSEADPAIDARFAFDVIRGKGIDGEHDGLTEHRTLGTYAHVHPESGAFDRFVDAVAESGGGSRNGHDSSRAQH; encoded by the coding sequence ATGAACGGAGTCGTCATCGCCGGGGTCGCCTCCGGCGTCGGAAAGACCGTCGCGACGCTCGCCGTCTGTCGGGCGCTCCAGCGGACCGGACGGGTCGTCCAACCGGCGAAAGCCGGGCCGGATTTCATCGACCCGAGTCACCACGAGGCGGCGACGTGGCGTGCCTCGAGAACCCTCGACCCGTGGCTCGAAGGTGAGTCGGGGATGCGCCGCAACTACGCCCGCGGGTCGGGCGACGTCTGCGTCGTCGAGGGGATGATGGGGCTGTACGACGGCGAGACGAGCACCGCCCGCGTGGCAGAGGCGCTCTCGCTCCCAGTCGTCCTCGTCGTCGACGCCAGCGCCGGGATGGAGAGCGTCGCCGCGACGGCGCTCGGCTTCCGCGAGTACGCTGCTCGCTCGGGACTGGACCTCGACGTCGCGGGGGTGCTCGCCTCACGCGCGCACGGAGGACGACACGAGGACGGCATCCGCGAGGCGCTCCCCGACGAACTGACGTACTTCGGCCGGATTCCCCCGCGCGAGGACCTCGAAATCCCCGAGCGGCACCTCGGACTGGAGATGGGCGACGAATCGCCATTGTCGACCGAGACGCTCGACGCGGCGGCGGACGGCATCGACGTGGACGCGATAGTCGACGCGGCGCGAGAACCGGAGTGGTTCGCAGCGGTCGAAGACGAGGACGACGCTTCCGCCCGCACCACCGACGCCGCCGACGCCGCCGACGCCGACGACCGTCCCACCGTCGCCGTCGCCGCGGACGACGCGTTCCGGTTCGTCTACGCGGCGACGCGCGAGTTCCTCCGCAAGCGCGCCGAGGTGGTCACGTTCGCGCCGACGGCGGGCGACGACCTCCCCGACTGCGACGGCGTCTACCTCCCCGGCGGCTACCCCGAACTGCACGCCGCCGAACTCTCGGCGAGTCCGGCGCTGTCGACGCTCGCCGACCGCGCCGCAGACGGTCTGCCGATTTTCGGCGAGTGCGGCGGCCTGATGGCGCTGGCCGAATCGCTGACCACCGTCGACGGCGAGACGCATGAGATGGCGGGCATTCTGCCCGCCGACGTGACGATGCGCGACCGCTACCAGGCGCTCGACCACGTCGAACTCCGGGCGCGAACGGAGGCGCTCATCTGTCCCGAGGGACGGACGCTCCGCGGCCACGAGTTCCACTACTCGGAGGCCGACCCCGCGATCGACGCCCGCTTCGCGTTCGACGTGATTCGCGGGAAGGGCATTGACGGCGAGCACGACGGCCTGACCGAGCACCGGACGCTCGGAACCTACGCGCACGTCCACCCCGAGAGCGGGGCGTTCGACCGGTTCGTCGACGCCGTCGCGGAGTCCGGCGGCGGGAGCCGAAACGGTCACGACAGTTCGCGTGCCCAGCATTGA